In the genome of Paenibacillus pabuli, the window ACTCTTTTGCTCCCAACGTCCAATCGCCCTGTTCCTGCTCCAAGTGCCATGCCCGACTCTCCACATGAGGAACATGCCAGCAAACAACGTCTCAAAATCCAAGATGTAAAATCAACCGATCTGCTTACCCGCGCGGATGCCAAACAGCACCTTAGCATCATGCTTGAGAAGACCTCCAAAATGAATGATGTGCAGATAAGCCAATACGTTAAAGAATTACAACGAACCCATGATCATATCCGGTCTATTGACGTAATGAATACCAATGGATCACACAGTCGGCATTATGACAAAACAGCAGTAAAAGGAAGCAAAATGGAACAGCAAAAGCTGGAACATTCTCTTGCCTTGGCGAAGAAAGCCGTAAGCAAACGTCAAAGCTTTGAATCTTCGTCCTTTCCTCTGGGCAAGGAAAAGTTTTTTGTCATGGCGCAGCCCTCCAAGGATGGAGAACGAGCTGTTATCGCTCTGTTTAGCCAGAATATTCTGAATGCTGTGGAACAGCATCAGCGCAAAAATTTGCGGATGATCCCGTATCCGCGTGAAGGCAAATTTAAAATCGAGTCTGTGCACCCGGATACCCTTAAAGAAATCACGGTAAAAACAGGGCATGATAACGCCAATGCCAGTCATTTTTTCGAAAATGAAATTGTCATCCGATTCCGACAAGATCCAGGGGAACGGGATATGCGCATCATTAAATCCGACCTGCAGACTCAGTCAGTACGAAAGTTGGGATACACGTATGTCTTTCGGTCAGAACATATGAATTATGAGCAATTACATGCTTATTTCGAACGTAAATGGAATCCGCTGTATATGGAACCCCACTACATGTATTTAACCAATGAAACCGTTCCTGAACAAAAAAATGTTACGGTACCCAATGATATTTTGTTCACCGACTATCAGTGGAACCTGCCCGCCATTGAGACTAACCGGGGATGGAATATCACGAAGGGAAACAAGGATGTTATCGTTGCCGTGGTGGATACCGGTGTTGATTTGACACATCCCGATTTGAAGGGCAAACTGTTGAACGGTTATAACGTAGTCGATCCAACGAGCAAACCGCTTGACGACGTAGGCCATGGAACACATGTAGCAGGTATCATCGGTGCAGTAGTGAATAACAAAGAAGGTGTGGCAGGCATGAGCTGGTATAACAAGGTACTTCCTGTTAAAGTGCTGGACAATTCAGGTTCTGGCACAACCTATGCTGTGGCTGAGGGGATCATCTGGGCGGCCGATCATGGAGCCAAGGTCATTAACATGAGTCTGGGCAATTACGCCGACGCCCAATTCCTTCATGATGCTATCAAATATGCCTTTGATCGTGACATCGTGTTAATTGCAGCGACGGGTAACGACAATACCGAGCGTCCGGGATACCCTGCTGCCTATCCTGAAGTATTTGCGGTTTCTGCTACGGATGCAGACATGAACAAAGCTTCCTATTCCAACTACGGGGATTATGTCGATGTGACGGCACCAGGTTCCAGCATTGCAAGTACGTATCCGAACAACCAATATGCAGCCTTGTCCGGAACGTCCATGGCAAGCCCCCATGTAGCCGCTCTTGCAGGCTTGATTCGCTCGTTAAATCCTGATCTGACCAACACAGAGGTGATGGATCTTATGCGTCAAAGCGTCATAGATCTCGGTGATCCAGGTCATGACAAGTATTTTGGTTATGGTCAAATCGATGTATTTAAAGCATTGGAGGCAGCTTCCGGCAGCAGTGCCCCACTTCAATTTTGGCCACAGCATGTGAGGCA includes:
- a CDS encoding S8 family peptidase, producing MSRPKWVNWAIAAGAGALALTLLLPTSNRPVPAPSAMPDSPHEEHASKQRLKIQDVKSTDLLTRADAKQHLSIMLEKTSKMNDVQISQYVKELQRTHDHIRSIDVMNTNGSHSRHYDKTAVKGSKMEQQKLEHSLALAKKAVSKRQSFESSSFPLGKEKFFVMAQPSKDGERAVIALFSQNILNAVEQHQRKNLRMIPYPREGKFKIESVHPDTLKEITVKTGHDNANASHFFENEIVIRFRQDPGERDMRIIKSDLQTQSVRKLGYTYVFRSEHMNYEQLHAYFERKWNPLYMEPHYMYLTNETVPEQKNVTVPNDILFTDYQWNLPAIETNRGWNITKGNKDVIVAVVDTGVDLTHPDLKGKLLNGYNVVDPTSKPLDDVGHGTHVAGIIGAVVNNKEGVAGMSWYNKVLPVKVLDNSGSGTTYAVAEGIIWAADHGAKVINMSLGNYADAQFLHDAIKYAFDRDIVLIAATGNDNTERPGYPAAYPEVFAVSATDADMNKASYSNYGDYVDVTAPGSSIASTYPNNQYAALSGTSMASPHVAALAGLIRSLNPDLTNTEVMDLMRQSVIDLGDPGHDKYFGYGQIDVFKALEAASGSSAPLQFWPQHVRQQLDNTMKKYIKQ